The following DNA comes from Fibrobacter sp. UWP2.
GGCTGATGATGCTCTTGTAGCTTTTGAACTGTGGTGGAGGCGTTTAACGGTTCCAGCCGGAGTGGCCACCCCCGTAAGAGACCGGGTCGTCTTCGTTGTCGTAGTCACGTGAGGGCGTTGTGGCGGCGCTGCCGAGCCAGGCGTGCATCCTTTTGAGACGCTCTTTCTTGGCGTCTTTTGGAGTCTGATCTTTGTTAGATAAATCCGTCATACGCAAAAATATAGTTAAACCTGCGTATTCCTCAAATTCTAGCCACTATCCACCAATTTCAAACCACTTTTTTCTATATTTTCCGTGCAAAAAGAGGTTATCCTATGAAAATTTTGCCAGAAGCTTTGACTTTTGATGACGTTCTCTTGGTACCGGGTGCATCCTCTGTGCTCCCTTCCCAGACGGACGTGAGCACCCAGCTTTCCCCGAGCATTAAACTGAATATCCCTATTATCAGTGCCGCCATGGATACGGTGACGACCGCGCCCCTCGCTATTTCCCTTGCCTTGCAGGGCGGTATCGGCATCATCCACAAGAACATGAGCATCGAGGATCAGGCGGAGGAAGTTCGCAAGGTCAAACGCTGGCAGTCCGGCATTGTGACAAACCCGGTGACGCTCGATGCGGACCAGCCGGTTTCTGCTGCATTTGAACTCCGTGCGACGAACAACGTGAGCGGGTTTCCGATTCTTTCCAAGGGCAAACTCGTCGGCATGCTTACGAGTCGCGACCTCCGCACCATCACCGACATGACCGTTAAGATTGCAAAAGTCATGACGAAGAACCCGGTGACGGCAAGCCCCAAGGTAAGCCTCGCCAAGGCGAAGGAAATCCTCGCCGAGAAGCGTATCGAAAAGCTCCCGCTGGTGGACGCCTCGGGCGCCCTCAAGGGCCTCATCACGATGACCGACATTTTGAAGCGTGAAAGCAACCCGAACGCAAGCCTCGACAAGAACGGACAGCTCTTGGTGGGTGCCGCGGTGAGCACTTCCGCCAATACCATGGAACGCGTCGCTGCCCTCGTGGACGCTGGCGTAGACCTCTTGATTATTGACACGGCCCACGGTCACCACATCGGTGTCCGCAACATGGTGAAGGCCGTTCGCAAAAAGTATCCGAAGCTCACGATTTGCGGTGGCAACGTTTGCACGCCCGAAGCCGTGGAAGAACTTGCCAAGTGCGGCGCGAACATCGTGAAAGTGGGCATTGGCCCGGGCTCCATTTGCACCACGCGTATTGTGGCGGGCGTCGGTTACCCGCAGTTCTCCGCCATTGTGGAATGCGGTAAGGCCGCTCGCAAGGTGGGCGTGAAGATTGTCGCCGACGGCGGCATCAAGTATTCCGGAGACATTGTGAAGGCTTTGGCTGCCGGTGGAAACGCCGTGATGATCGGCTCCATGTTCGCCGGTACCGAAGAAGCTCCGGGCGAAGTGATTCTCGCCGACGGTCGTAGCTTCAAGAGCTATCGCGGTATGGGTTCCTTGGGCGCCATGAAAGCAGGCTCCGCCGACCGTTACTTCCAGGGTGGCGTACAGGAACCCCGCAAGTTCGTGCCAGAAGGTATCGAAGGCCGCGTCCCGTACAAGGGACCGCTCCGCGACACGGTTTACCAGATGATCGGTGGTATTCATTCTGCCATGGGTTATGCCGGTGCCGCGAACCTCGAAGAACTCTACAAGAAGTCCACGTTCGTGCGCATCACGGGCGCAGGCCTCCGCGAGTCTCATCCGCACGATGTGACCATCACGAAGGAAGCCCCGAACTACCGTACGCAAGAATAGACCGCTTGCTTTGTACGTCAAGTTGAAAAAATCGACCCTCGTAAATGGGGTCGATTTTTTTTGCGATGTTTTTAAACAGGGTAGAATTTAGAACGGGAACAGGAAGCCGATGCCGTACGGCAGCTTGAAGTTGTCGTTGTCGAATGTCCCGTGCTTTTTGCTCATGTGCAGGTAGTAGTCGCCGTTGGCGGCAAAGAACTCGAAACCGAGCTCGATGTACATGCCGAAGTGCATCATAAAGAGCGCTTCGCCGCCGATGCCAACCACGACACGCCAGGCGTTGAGCGTCTCCTCGTATTCCTCGAAGTCGCCACCGCCCAAGTTGCGGTCCCTGTCGTAGGAGCCGTGTATCCAGTCGTTGGTGAGGAACATGTAGAAGTACCGCATTTCCATGGGGTAGTAGGTGACTGTCGCGCCCACCTGGAACACCTTGTCGGTGTAGTCGGTAAAGTGGACGCCGACGTTCAGCAGTTCTTGCGCCACGATGTACTCGAACGAGGCGTAGCCGCGGCTTGGGGATTCCAGGCCGACGGTCGCCATGAAACGGAATATGGGGGCGTCCCTCGAGTACACGCGGCGTTCCGCGGGCTTTTGGGGCGTGTCGTTGCCGTCGTACAGCACAAGTCCGCCGACGCCCGAGGTTTCGGAAGAGGACGATTCGGGCTGCGAGACGGCTTGCTCCGACGAGGAGGAGCCCGTATCGTAGGTGGAGTTCATGAAGTCGTCGAACTGCGCTTGCCTGGCGGCTGCGGAGTCGGTTGCTGTGGTGTTCGCGGAATCGGCTGTGACGGCGGCGGGAACGTCCGCGGCAATGTTCGCGGAATCGGCTGTGACGGCGGCGGGAACGTCCGCGGCAATGTTCGCGGAATCGGCCGGTTCCTGGGCGAAGGCCGCAAGCGTAAAGGCGGCGACTATGGCTAGGCCGGTTTTAAAGAGTCTGTTCATTGCAACTTCCGTTTACTTGTTCAAAGCTTCGGTCGCGGCGGCAATCGAGAGCAAATCGGTTTCCATGAACGGCTTGCCAATCCACTGGAGGCCGACGGGCATTCCGCCTGCCATGCCGCAGGGGACGCTGACGCCTGGAAGGCCGGCGAGGTTCAGGCTCACGGTGTAGATGTCGCTCAGGTACACGGCCATGGGGTCGGACTCGTTCATGCCGCACTTGAGCGGGAGTCCCGGCATTGTGGGGCTCGCGATCACGTCGCAGGTCTTGAAGGCTTCGGTGAAGTCGTCGGTGATCAGGCGGCGAACCTTCTGGGCCTGCACGTAGTAGGCGTCGTAGAAACCAGCGGAAAGCACGTAGCTGCCGAGAAGAATACGGCGCTGGACTTCCTTGCCAAAGCCTTCACTCCTTGACTTGGCGTAGAGGTCGAACAGCTTGCGGGCTTCCTTGCTGCGGTAGCCGTAGCGCACGCCGTCGTAGCGGCTCAGGTTGGAACTGGCCTCGGCGGTCGCAATAATGTAGTAGCTCGACACGGCGTAGCTGATGTGGGGGAGGCTCACTTCCTTGATGGTAGCGCCTTCGGCTTCCAGCTTTTTGAGCATGCCCTCGATGGTGGCCTTGCACTCGGCGTCGAGGCCTTCGGCAAAGTATTCCTTGGGAACGCCAATCACCTTGCCCTTCACGCCGTCGTTCAGCTTGGCGCAAAAATCTTCGCTCGGGCGGGTGCTGGTGGTGTTGTCGTGTTCATCGATCCCGACAATCGCGCCGAGGAGCGTTGCCGCGTCCTTGACGGTTGCGCCAAAGGGGCCAATCTGGTCGAGGGAGCTTGCGTAGGCGAGAAGACCATAGCGGGACACGCGGCCGTAGGTGGGCTTGAGGCCCACAACCCCTGTGCAGGCGGCGGGCTGACGGATGGATCCACCGGTGTCGGAGCCGAGGGCACAGGGGACCGTGCCACTGGCCACGGCTACGGCCGAGCCGCCACTGGAACCGCCCGGAACGCGGGATTCGTCCAGCGGGTTCTTGACCGGGCCAAAGTAAGAGGTCTCGTTGCTCGAGCCCATGGCGAATTCGTCCATGTTCGTTTTGCCGACAATCACGGCGCCGGCGGCTTCGAGCTTTTCGATGGCAGTCGCCGTGTACGGGGCAACAAAGTTCTCGAGAATCTTGGAAGCGGCGGTCGTGCGCGTACCTTCGATGCACATATTGTCTTTCACGGCGACAGGGATGCCGTCGAGAGCGCCCAGGGACTTGCCCTCGGCGCGGCGCTTGTCGCTTGCCTTTGCTTTTTCGATGGCGCGTTCGCCAAGTACCGAGATAAAGGCATTCAAATTCTTTGTTTCTTCAATTTTTGCAAGGGAAGCCTGGACCAAAGCTTCGGCGGTAGTGCTCCCGCTGGCGAGTTTGGCCTGCAAATCCTGGATAGATTCCATTATCGATTTCCTCCGGACCACTTCATAATGTAAATGGCCACAGTCATGCCGATTAAGCTAACGACGTTGAATTTGAAACTGATTCCCAGCGCAATCTTGACCATGTACAGGTTGAGAACCACTGGTTCCGCCTTGTCGCCCAGGAATCCGAAACTCGGGTCGAAGGACGCCACAAAGAAGTTGCGGACGATGTTGTCGTAGCCGCCGGCGTTCATGAGTTCGCCCAGCTCCCCAAAGAGGAGGCCAAGGCATTCACCGAGCACCCCGCCAATAATGAGGCCGAGTACGATAAAGAGGATGAGTCGTCCGAGAGAGTTTCTGTTAGTCATGTTAATTAATATAGAAAAAGATTCGCTACTTAATGCTCCAGTCGATGGGTTCGATGCCCTTGCTCTTGAGGTATTCGTTCGCCTTGCTGAAGTGCTTACAACCAAAGAACCCGCGGTAGGCCGAGAGTGGGCTCGGGTGCGGGGCGGTGAGGATCAGGTGCCCACGGTCCTTGGCGATGAGCGCCTGTTTTTTGATGGCAAAACTGCCCCAAAGCAAAAACACCAGGTTCTGGCGATTGGCCGAGAGCCTTTGGATGATGGTGTCGGTGAATTGCTGCCAGCCGATGCCGGCGTGGCTCGCCGCCATGTGGGCGCGCACCGTGAGCGACGCGTTGAGGAGCAAAACGCCCTGTTCGGCCCAGCTTTCAAGGTTGCCGTGGGACGGCGGGTTGATGCCGAGGTCGTCGTGCAGTTCCTGGAAAATGTTGACGAGCGACGGCGGCGGCTCAATGCCCTGCGGCACCGAAAAGCAGAGGCCGTGTGCCTGGCCTGGATTGTGGTAGGGGTCCTGTCCAATGATGACTGCCTTCACCTTGTCCACGGGGCAAAAGTCCAGCGCCGCGAAAATCTTGGAGCCTGGCGGGTACACCACGTGATGTTCCGCTTTTTCTTGCAAAAGCTTTTCTTTAATTTGTTTAAAATAAGGCTGCTCGAACTGGTCGGAGAGCAGGTTGAGCCAGGATTCTTCAAGTTTTACTGTCATAGCTTATCTTTGTCACGAAATTCGCCAGTGTCATTCTGAGAGGAGAACCGAAGGTTCGAAGTCGAAGAATCCAGTCCATAAGTATTTTAAGGTCTGGATCCATCGAGGCTACGCCTCTCAGGATGACATAAGGGTGTCTTTGATTCTTGTTGTTAGTATAGCAATCTTTTCGCCTTGCGCGCGGGTGTAGAAAAGGATGGCCTCGTTTTTGCCCTTGGGCTTCAACCGCTTGATTTCGGCGTCGGGGTCGACCTTGACGCCACGGAGTTTGAGCGTGAGCTTGCCTACGTCATGCGCCTTGAGCATGGCGCGAACGGCTCCCGAGGCGATTTCGCAGTGGTCCAGTACCTTGAACGTGGCGAACCCCGGAGCGGGCAGCGGCGTTGCACTCGAAATATAGGCGATACCCTCCGACACGAGGTGCGAGTCCGGGTCAAAACCACGGGCTGTCGAACCGAACAGGTGGCTCCGCAACAGTACGGGCGCGGGTTCCGAGAGGTATTTGCCCAGGTCGCCTAGCGGGAGGTCCGACTGGCTAGAAGCTGTCCGGTAAATACGATCCTTGCCTTCCAATTCAAAGTTGTACTCAAACTGTTCTTGGCTTTCTTTGTCGCGCGTTTCGCGTTTGGCATCGCGGGCTTCGCACCACTCGGCGACCGTCTCGCCTTTTTTGCCCACGATGGCGGCGCGTACGCATCCCGGGTGCTTGGCGAGTTCGCCAAAAAGCACCAAAAGCTCGCGGCAATCCTGCCTTGACCCCAGGTATAGAATTTCGCAGTCGCCCGGGATTTCGTCGGTGGGGTAGCTCGGCGGGAGTTTTGCCATGCCGCCGCGGTAGTGCTTGGCGATTTCGAGGACCTCTTCGAAGGAGGGCGTGAGATTTTTGAGGTCACGCTGGTTCTCGCCTTCAATGGCGCGCCGTGCCGGGTCGAGGGTGAAGAAGTCTGCGCGAGTCTCGCTGTTTGCAGGCGTTGCGCCGTTTAAAGGCTGCGCATGACTGTTCTCGCGGGCGACTTCGCGCACGTCGGCGCAGATGGTTTGTGCGGCTTTGGGGCGCATGACTTCCGCATTGTAGCGGTACATGGCTAGCCGGTTCTCGTCGAGGTCCACGCCAATTACATTCAAGTGGTCGGGCAAAAAGAAACTGTCGCCACCCATGCCGCAGCACAGGTCGTGCACGGTTTGGACCGGAGTGCCTTGGACAGGTTGGTCGTTTAACCACAGGGCGGATTTCCAATGGCCAATATCAAATGCCGTGCTTTGCTCCAAAGCGAGCCTGTCGCAAAGCAAAAAGGCATCACCGTTCTTTTCGCTAAAGAATTTTTCGCGGAATTTGGGGACGAGCTCCATGTAGTCCATGATGGCGGCGCGTTCCTCGTTGCTGAATTCCCTGGCGAGCGCCGTCGAGACCTTCAGGGCGTCCCATTTGTGCTGGAAGGCCTTTTTGATGAAGTCCTGGACTTTTGCCGATGTGAGGAGTTCCGCGTTGAACATGACCATAATTTAATTTTTTTAGAAGGGGTGCTCCGTTTTTTACACTTTTAACATGAATACTTTGTTATTTTAATGGAGTGGGTTAAACTCAATTTGGAGTGGTTTGGTATGTATATCAAAAAAATTCTCGCAGGTTATGTGTTAATTGCCACCGGAATGGCGTTTGTTGGCTGCGGTGACGATTCGTCGTCCGAGGCGGAATACGAGTTCGAGGTCGTTGGCGATTCGGCGTCCTCTTCCCTGGTTGACAGGGCCGATTCTTTGGCGAATGCGGTTACAGAATCTTCCTCCGATTTTCAAGTACCGTCCAGTTCCAGTGCCGTCTTGTTCGATTCCGCGTATTTTGGCGGGTATTCGACGACTGAAATCGAGGTCTCTTCGGGAGCCATTGAGGGTTTATCTTCGTCTTCGTCGGTGCAGCCCCGTTCTTCGGCAGAGCCGCCGTTCTCTTCGGCAGATCAGCCGCGCTCCTCGACAATGGAGCCTCCGCATTCGTCTGGCGTGCAGCCCCGTTCTTCGGCAGAGCCGCCGCTCTCTTCGGCAATGGAGCCCCCGCTCTCTTCGGCAATGGAGCCCCCGCGTTCCTCTTCTTCGGTTCCGGTGTTCAGCGACAAGCACCTCGTGGGCGCCGACATTTCAAAGGTGCAGGAGCACGAAGCCTATGGTGTCCGCTTTTTTGATACCGACGGAAAGGAAAACGATATTTTTTCGATTCTCCGCAACCACGGTTTTAATGCCGTTCGCTTGAAAACGTTCGTGAGCCCTAAAACGCAGTACGGCTATGCCGCCAGCGGTTGCGGTCAAGATACCGAGGCGTTTGGCGACAAGGAACACGTGATTGCCTACGCCAAAAAAGTCAAGACCGCGGGCATGTACTTTTTGCTCGACATCCATTACAGCGACAACTGGGCGGATCCCGGCAAGCAGATTATTCCCGAGCGCTGGCGCGGTATCGGTAGTTCCGACGTGATGGCGGACTCGGTATATGCATACACCTTTGACCTTGTGAATGCCCTCAAACAGGCCGGGGCCACGCCCGACATGGTGCAGGTGGGTAACGAGATTACGAACGGGCTCTTGCGCGATGTGCCCAACTCGAATACCGACTGCTGGGGCAATAACGTCACCACCGCCAACGCCTCTGTGAGCGGGATCCTCTCGAACGATGCCGGGCGCGCGAATACCGCGAAGTATCTCAAGGCGGGCGTCCGCGCGGTCAAGGCGGTGTCGAATAATATCAAGACGGCGTTCCACATCGAGAATCCCGAAAAGACGTCGACCGTGGAATGGTGGATGGATTTGATTTTCAAAAAGCAGGGTGTGACTGCTGACGCCATGGGCATTTCGGCGTATACCGCTTACGACGACGGCAACCCTTCCACATGGAAAACGCTCCTTACGAACCTCGGCAAAACCTACACGGACCTGGAGTTCTTTATTGCCGAGTATAATGGCGGCGAAAAGGACAATTCCTACAGCTATAGCGGGGCGCGAGCCCAAACACAGCGGATGATGGAAGAAGTTCCCCGCGGGTTGGGGGCGTTCTTCTGGGAGCCCACAGAGGGCGGGGCCTGGGGACCGTCCATGTTCGAGTGGAATGGCAAAAACGAACTTCACGCATTGCCCGAGGCCTTTGACGAATACGACAAAGGCGGCTTCAAAAAATAAAAGTCTTTTATTTGCGCTTGAGTTCCACCGCGTAGTCGGCGGCGTTCACAAAGTCTTGCGCGTGCTCGATCGCAATGACGGTGTGGCCGGCGTCGCAGAGCCCGCGAATGAGCCCGAGCAACTGGCCAATGTCTTTTTGATGCAGCCCGCGGGCAGGCTCGTCGAACAAAAAGAGCGTATTGGGCGCCTTGGCGCGTGATAGCGCAATCGAAAGCCTGAGTCTTGCGCGTTCACCACCCGAAAGGTGGGCCGTGGTTTGCCCCAGTCGCAGGTAGTCAAGACCGGTCTCAACCAGTGGCTTTAACTTGTCTGCAAATGGCTTGAGGTTCTCGAAAAGCGTGTAGGCTTTGCCCACTTCCATGTCGAGGATATCGGCGATGGAAAACGACTTGAAACGCACTTCGAGGACTTCGTCGCGGAACCGTCTGCCGAGGCACACGGGGCATTCGGTCTCTTCGTAGCCGGAGGGATCCAGAAGAACGCCCTCGCCCTTGCAGTTCTCGCAGCGGCCGCCGGGCGCGTGGATGCTGAACTTGTTGGGACCGTAGCCGCGAACTTTACTTTCGGGGAGCTTGGCGAAGAGGTCACGCAGTTTGGACATGAGGTCAATGGCGCTCAAAACGGTGCTCCGCCTGTTGCCGTGGAAGTCGCCCGTGGCGAGAATGGAGAGGTCCTCGATGCCGAGTTTTGCGAATTCACCCGCGTGGGCACGCCTTGCAATGCCTTCGAAGAGGAGCGTTGACTTGCCGCTCCCGCTTTCTCCCGTGATGACGCTGAACTTGCCCACAGGAAACTTGGCGCTGACGGGCGCCATGTCGTAGAGGGCAAAGTCTTGCACCTCGATGCCCGCGCCCCAGCTCTTTTTTTTGGAATCTTTCTTTACGGCGTCCAGCTCGCGGATCCACTTGGCGGTGGGCGAGTCGGGGCTTGCGAGCACTTGCTTGGCGGGGCCTTGCATCAAGACTTCTCCGCCCTTTTCGCCTGCGCCTGGTCCCATTTCAATAATGTAGTCGGCACGGCGGATGATGGCGGGGTTGTGCTCAATGAGCACAAGCGTGTTCCCGCGGTCACGGACTTTTTGGAGTACGTCCCACAGGGCGTCCACGTCCTTTTGGTGCAGGCCGCTCGCTGGTTCGTCTAGGCAAATCAGGAGTCCGTTCAGGTGCCCGGTAGAGAGGCTCGAAAGCTTGAGCCTTTGCATTTCGCCGCCCGAGAGCGTTTGCCCTGCGCGGCCCGGTGTGAGGTAGCCGATTCCGAGCTCGTCGATGGCTTTGAGGCGCTCGAGCAGCGTGTTGAAGGTGGGCTTTAGGTTCTCTGTAATTTTGTTGTCGAGCAGCCGGTGCAGGATGCTGGTGAGCTCCGTGAATGGCATGGCGAGCAGCTGCGCGTAAGAGATGCCGTCAATAGAAGCGTTGCGGTAGGCGGGCAAGAGCCGTGTGCCGTTACAGTGGGGGCATTCCTCAATGCGGTCATCGACCTCTTTGACGAGCGTCCCTGTGCCCTCACAAAACGGGCAGGCGCTGGTGCGGCTGTAGGGCGAAAAGAAACGTGCCTCGAGCGAAGGGATTCTCTCGGTGCTGTTTTTTTTGCTTGCGGCGGCTTTTTGGTGCGCCTTGTCGGCAGAGTCCATGCAACGCGGAAAAGTACTATATTGCTTGCGGTTTCCGCCAATGTCCAGCACTATGGCCGAGTGCGTGAGTTTGAGCGTCGCGTCGACCGACTCGGCGATGCGGGTGCGGGTGTTTTCGCGCACAATCACGCGGTCCACCACAATAAGGAATTCCTTGGGCGTGAGCGCCTTTTCGCCGGGCAACAGGTCGGCGAGCGAATAGAGCGTGCCGTCGGCGAGAGCCCTGGTAAAACCTTGGCTCAAAAAGACTGCCGAGAGTTTGTCGAGCGTGTTCCCTGCACTTTCGATGGGGGCCAGGAACTGCAGCTTGGTGCCGAGCTCCATGCCGGCGATTTCGCGGATAATCTGCTCGCGTGTCTCACATTCCATGGGCTTGCCGCAAACGGGGCAGGCAGGCTTTGCATAGGCGGCAAAGAGCGTGCGCAGGGCGCCGTCGCATTCGGCAATAGAAAGGGCGTAGGCCTTGGCGGGTGCTTCGCCGCGGGTTGGCCCTATGGCTAGGCTTGCGGGGAGTCCCTCGGCGCTGGTCAGCGGGATGTTTCGTCTGCCGCCCAGTAAATCGGCGGCGAAGGGCGAGAGCGTCTCCAGGTAACGGCGCTTGCTTTCGCCGTGGAGCGTGTCGAGCACGAGGGTCGACTTGCCGCAACCCGAGGGCCCGCAAACAACGGTCACCTTGCCGCGCGGGAAGTCGGCGTCGATGTTCTTGAGGTTGTGCAGACGGCAGCCGCGCAGCGATATGAACTGGGTCATGGGTGTCGCCTGCGGTGCCTAGGTTACTCTCTCACGGTAAAGCGCAATTCGCCGAAGGGAGTGCAAAAATCCATGTTGTCGAGGTAGTTCTCCTCGATGCCGGCAAACATGCGGTAGCCGCCGCCAATCGAAATTTCGAGCATCTTGGTCAGGCGGTAGTTGAAGTGCGCCGCCATGTCGGCTGTAAAAAAATAGTCCTCGGGTGCAAAGGCTTCGTCGTCGGCTTCCATGATGTTCACCACGCCGCCGCCAACCTGTATGGGCACCGAGATGGACATTTCGCTAAAGCGGAGCGGGAAAAGTTCCACAAAGGCGCCAAAGGACTTGTAGTTGATCATCTGTTTGATGGGGGCGCTGTAGTTGCGTACGTCGTCAATGGATGTCGATGCCCAGGCGCCGACGGCGACCAAGGGTTTAAGGTCGAGA
Coding sequences within:
- the guaB gene encoding IMP dehydrogenase, whose amino-acid sequence is MKILPEALTFDDVLLVPGASSVLPSQTDVSTQLSPSIKLNIPIISAAMDTVTTAPLAISLALQGGIGIIHKNMSIEDQAEEVRKVKRWQSGIVTNPVTLDADQPVSAAFELRATNNVSGFPILSKGKLVGMLTSRDLRTITDMTVKIAKVMTKNPVTASPKVSLAKAKEILAEKRIEKLPLVDASGALKGLITMTDILKRESNPNASLDKNGQLLVGAAVSTSANTMERVAALVDAGVDLLIIDTAHGHHIGVRNMVKAVRKKYPKLTICGGNVCTPEAVEELAKCGANIVKVGIGPGSICTTRIVAGVGYPQFSAIVECGKAARKVGVKIVADGGIKYSGDIVKALAAGGNAVMIGSMFAGTEEAPGEVILADGRSFKSYRGMGSLGAMKAGSADRYFQGGVQEPRKFVPEGIEGRVPYKGPLRDTVYQMIGGIHSAMGYAGAANLEELYKKSTFVRITGAGLRESHPHDVTITKEAPNYRTQE
- the gatA gene encoding Asp-tRNA(Asn)/Glu-tRNA(Gln) amidotransferase subunit GatA, whose product is MESIQDLQAKLASGSTTAEALVQASLAKIEETKNLNAFISVLGERAIEKAKASDKRRAEGKSLGALDGIPVAVKDNMCIEGTRTTAASKILENFVAPYTATAIEKLEAAGAVIVGKTNMDEFAMGSSNETSYFGPVKNPLDESRVPGGSSGGSAVAVASGTVPCALGSDTGGSIRQPAACTGVVGLKPTYGRVSRYGLLAYASSLDQIGPFGATVKDAATLLGAIVGIDEHDNTTSTRPSEDFCAKLNDGVKGKVIGVPKEYFAEGLDAECKATIEGMLKKLEAEGATIKEVSLPHISYAVSSYYIIATAEASSNLSRYDGVRYGYRSKEARKLFDLYAKSRSEGFGKEVQRRILLGSYVLSAGFYDAYYVQAQKVRRLITDDFTEAFKTCDVIASPTMPGLPLKCGMNESDPMAVYLSDIYTVSLNLAGLPGVSVPCGMAGGMPVGLQWIGKPFMETDLLSIAAATEALNK
- a CDS encoding DUF4321 domain-containing protein, encoding MTNRNSLGRLILFIVLGLIIGGVLGECLGLLFGELGELMNAGGYDNIVRNFFVASFDPSFGFLGDKAEPVVLNLYMVKIALGISFKFNVVSLIGMTVAIYIMKWSGGNR
- the ung gene encoding uracil-DNA glycosylase; this translates as MTVKLEESWLNLLSDQFEQPYFKQIKEKLLQEKAEHHVVYPPGSKIFAALDFCPVDKVKAVIIGQDPYHNPGQAHGLCFSVPQGIEPPPSLVNIFQELHDDLGINPPSHGNLESWAEQGVLLLNASLTVRAHMAASHAGIGWQQFTDTIIQRLSANRQNLVFLLWGSFAIKKQALIAKDRGHLILTAPHPSPLSAYRGFFGCKHFSKANEYLKSKGIEPIDWSIK
- a CDS encoding class I SAM-dependent methyltransferase; this encodes MVMFNAELLTSAKVQDFIKKAFQHKWDALKVSTALAREFSNEERAAIMDYMELVPKFREKFFSEKNGDAFLLCDRLALEQSTAFDIGHWKSALWLNDQPVQGTPVQTVHDLCCGMGGDSFFLPDHLNVIGVDLDENRLAMYRYNAEVMRPKAAQTICADVREVARENSHAQPLNGATPANSETRADFFTLDPARRAIEGENQRDLKNLTPSFEEVLEIAKHYRGGMAKLPPSYPTDEIPGDCEILYLGSRQDCRELLVLFGELAKHPGCVRAAIVGKKGETVAEWCEARDAKRETRDKESQEQFEYNFELEGKDRIYRTASSQSDLPLGDLGKYLSEPAPVLLRSHLFGSTARGFDPDSHLVSEGIAYISSATPLPAPGFATFKVLDHCEIASGAVRAMLKAHDVGKLTLKLRGVKVDPDAEIKRLKPKGKNEAILFYTRAQGEKIAILTTRIKDTLMSS
- a CDS encoding glycosyl hydrolase 53 family protein, which encodes MYIKKILAGYVLIATGMAFVGCGDDSSSEAEYEFEVVGDSASSSLVDRADSLANAVTESSSDFQVPSSSSAVLFDSAYFGGYSTTEIEVSSGAIEGLSSSSSVQPRSSAEPPFSSADQPRSSTMEPPHSSGVQPRSSAEPPLSSAMEPPLSSAMEPPRSSSSVPVFSDKHLVGADISKVQEHEAYGVRFFDTDGKENDIFSILRNHGFNAVRLKTFVSPKTQYGYAASGCGQDTEAFGDKEHVIAYAKKVKTAGMYFLLDIHYSDNWADPGKQIIPERWRGIGSSDVMADSVYAYTFDLVNALKQAGATPDMVQVGNEITNGLLRDVPNSNTDCWGNNVTTANASVSGILSNDAGRANTAKYLKAGVRAVKAVSNNIKTAFHIENPEKTSTVEWWMDLIFKKQGVTADAMGISAYTAYDDGNPSTWKTLLTNLGKTYTDLEFFIAEYNGGEKDNSYSYSGARAQTQRMMEEVPRGLGAFFWEPTEGGAWGPSMFEWNGKNELHALPEAFDEYDKGGFKK
- a CDS encoding ABC transporter, yielding MTQFISLRGCRLHNLKNIDADFPRGKVTVVCGPSGCGKSTLVLDTLHGESKRRYLETLSPFAADLLGGRRNIPLTSAEGLPASLAIGPTRGEAPAKAYALSIAECDGALRTLFAAYAKPACPVCGKPMECETREQIIREIAGMELGTKLQFLAPIESAGNTLDKLSAVFLSQGFTRALADGTLYSLADLLPGEKALTPKEFLIVVDRVIVRENTRTRIAESVDATLKLTHSAIVLDIGGNRKQYSTFPRCMDSADKAHQKAAASKKNSTERIPSLEARFFSPYSRTSACPFCEGTGTLVKEVDDRIEECPHCNGTRLLPAYRNASIDGISYAQLLAMPFTELTSILHRLLDNKITENLKPTFNTLLERLKAIDELGIGYLTPGRAGQTLSGGEMQRLKLSSLSTGHLNGLLICLDEPASGLHQKDVDALWDVLQKVRDRGNTLVLIEHNPAIIRRADYIIEMGPGAGEKGGEVLMQGPAKQVLASPDSPTAKWIRELDAVKKDSKKKSWGAGIEVQDFALYDMAPVSAKFPVGKFSVITGESGSGKSTLLFEGIARRAHAGEFAKLGIEDLSILATGDFHGNRRSTVLSAIDLMSKLRDLFAKLPESKVRGYGPNKFSIHAPGGRCENCKGEGVLLDPSGYEETECPVCLGRRFRDEVLEVRFKSFSIADILDMEVGKAYTLFENLKPFADKLKPLVETGLDYLRLGQTTAHLSGGERARLRLSIALSRAKAPNTLFLFDEPARGLHQKDIGQLLGLIRGLCDAGHTVIAIEHAQDFVNAADYAVELKRK